One Halovivax ruber XH-70 genomic region harbors:
- a CDS encoding MATE family efflux transporter — translation MLDVDREAITDGPITRTLLVLAAPLLVQNLVQVGQQLIDTLFLGRHSVEAVAAVGLNFPVVTLISVMTIGVMVGTQVLVSQRVGADELVAGRRAAVNGTALGIVAGAIVGVVAFFLAQEGMALFGAKELTTQYAAEYLAIYALFLPVLSASDVIEGGFVGWGDSRAALYINLLAVVVNVVLDPFLIFGWGPAPELGVAGAALATGLGYGCGFLLGLGMFVAGRDGFALTRDVLVFDLEDCREIVDIGWPTAGQYTASQAARVLMVGVVSAVGGSPAIAAYTIGARISSVAFVPAMGLQKAAQSMIGQNLGADRPERARQTTWTGVAIAAGALTLVGLVQLVIPETLSEIAMPKAEPHEIELAAQYLVILALGYWAIGSTYLLQAGFNGARRTRTSLVATLAQYWVVRLPLALVLAYPLGFDVQGVFWAVTLSNAAIAVGLGAYYHYETTEGMNRQAVAAAQSASD, via the coding sequence ATGCTCGACGTCGATCGCGAGGCGATCACGGACGGTCCGATCACGCGGACGTTGCTCGTCCTCGCGGCCCCGCTACTCGTCCAGAACCTCGTGCAAGTCGGCCAGCAGCTGATCGATACGCTCTTTCTTGGCCGCCACAGCGTGGAGGCCGTCGCCGCCGTCGGGCTCAACTTCCCCGTCGTGACGCTGATCAGCGTGATGACCATCGGCGTGATGGTCGGGACGCAAGTCCTGGTCTCCCAGCGCGTCGGCGCAGACGAGCTGGTCGCCGGGCGACGGGCGGCCGTCAACGGGACGGCACTCGGGATCGTCGCCGGCGCCATCGTCGGTGTCGTGGCGTTCTTTCTCGCACAGGAGGGGATGGCCCTCTTCGGCGCGAAAGAACTCACGACGCAGTATGCCGCCGAATACCTCGCGATCTACGCGCTCTTTCTGCCCGTCCTGTCCGCAAGTGACGTGATCGAAGGTGGCTTCGTGGGATGGGGCGACTCGCGAGCGGCGCTGTACATCAACCTCCTCGCCGTCGTCGTCAACGTCGTCCTCGATCCGTTCCTCATCTTCGGCTGGGGACCCGCTCCGGAGCTCGGCGTCGCCGGCGCGGCGCTGGCCACCGGCCTCGGCTACGGCTGTGGCTTCCTGCTCGGCCTCGGTATGTTCGTCGCCGGCCGGGACGGGTTCGCGCTCACGCGTGACGTCCTCGTCTTCGACCTCGAGGACTGTCGCGAAATTGTCGACATCGGCTGGCCCACCGCCGGGCAGTACACCGCGAGCCAGGCCGCACGCGTCCTGATGGTCGGCGTCGTCTCGGCCGTCGGCGGCTCACCCGCCATCGCGGCCTACACCATCGGCGCGCGCATCTCGAGCGTCGCGTTCGTCCCCGCGATGGGGCTGCAGAAGGCCGCCCAGAGCATGATCGGGCAGAACCTCGGCGCCGACCGGCCGGAACGCGCCCGCCAGACCACCTGGACCGGCGTCGCCATCGCCGCCGGCGCGCTGACCCTCGTCGGCCTCGTCCAGCTGGTGATTCCCGAGACGCTCTCCGAGATTGCGATGCCGAAAGCCGAGCCACACGAGATCGAACTGGCCGCCCAGTACCTCGTCATTCTCGCGCTGGGCTACTGGGCGATCGGTTCGACGTACCTCCTGCAGGCCGGTTTCAACGGGGCGCGACGGACGCGGACGAGCCTGGTCGCCACACTTGCCCAGTACTGGGTCGTCAGGCTCCCGCTCGCACTCGTCCTGGCGTACCCGCTCGGGTTCGACGT
- the lipA gene encoding lipoyl synthase: MSSARKPDWLKMQPPSGREFAGIRETLREHDLHTVCEEANCPNLGECWSGGAGTGSGDGGTATFMLMGEKCSRACNFCDVQTGGMDPLDPDEPENVADAIAEIGLDYVVLTSVDRDDLPDQGAGHFAETIREIKRRHPGILVEVLIPDFQGEERLVRKIIDADPDVIAHNVETVERLQFPVRDRRAGYEQSLGVLEQVDRESDIYTKTSIMLGHGEYDHEVYQTLADCRERGVDIVTLGQYLQPSRNHLDVKRYDHPDKYETWRRVAEDELDFLYCASGPMVRSSYKAGELFVDAVLREGKTVEQARADARASGQPSPAGGD; this comes from the coding sequence ATGAGCAGTGCCCGGAAGCCCGACTGGCTGAAGATGCAACCGCCGTCGGGACGGGAGTTCGCGGGGATCCGCGAGACGCTCCGCGAGCACGATCTCCACACCGTCTGCGAGGAGGCCAACTGCCCGAACCTTGGTGAGTGCTGGTCCGGCGGCGCCGGCACGGGCTCCGGCGACGGCGGGACGGCCACGTTCATGCTGATGGGCGAGAAGTGCTCGCGCGCCTGCAACTTCTGTGACGTCCAGACGGGCGGGATGGACCCGCTCGATCCAGACGAACCCGAAAACGTCGCGGACGCGATCGCCGAGATCGGACTCGACTACGTCGTCCTCACCTCCGTCGACCGCGACGACCTCCCGGATCAGGGCGCCGGCCACTTCGCCGAGACGATCCGCGAGATCAAGCGGCGCCACCCCGGCATCCTCGTCGAGGTGTTGATTCCCGACTTCCAGGGCGAGGAGCGTCTCGTCCGGAAGATCATCGACGCGGATCCGGACGTCATCGCCCACAACGTCGAGACCGTCGAGCGCCTGCAGTTCCCGGTGCGGGATCGCCGCGCCGGCTACGAGCAGAGCCTGGGCGTTCTGGAACAGGTCGACCGCGAGTCGGACATCTACACGAAGACCTCCATCATGCTCGGCCACGGCGAGTACGACCACGAGGTCTACCAGACGCTGGCGGATTGTCGCGAGCGCGGCGTCGACATCGTCACGCTGGGCCAGTACCTCCAGCCCTCGCGGAATCACCTGGACGTGAAACGGTACGATCATCCCGACAAGTACGAGACCTGGCGCCGCGTCGCCGAGGACGAACTCGACTTCCTCTACTGCGCCAGCGGCCCGATGGTCCGCTCGTCGTACAAGGCCGGCGAACTCTTCGTCGACGCCGTCCTCCGGGAGGGAAAGACGGTCGAGCAGGCTCGCGCCGACGCTCGGGCGAGCGGGCAACCGTCACCGGCCGGAGGCGACTGA